GCTAATGCTTGTGCCACTTCTGGTTGGATATCAAGGTATTTCTCTAACATGTGATGGTTTCCTCTATTAAGCGTCGAACCGCTTTTTCAGACATAGTTGAATTAATCGTGTTTTCAGCAACTAGCGCTAATCGTGCTGCGCCAAGTGCAAATTCGACAGTGTTACTCCACTGCCATTGATTCAGATACCCGTGAGTAAGGCCAGCCATTAACGCATCGCCTGCTCCGGTTACATTGTTAACCTGTGTTTTTGATGGAGGGATAAATGTTGCTCCCTCGCTACAGCTGGAATAAGCCCCTTTGCTTCCAAGGCTTATCAGTATTTGCTCAACCCCTTTGTCGTGTAGGGTTCCAGCGATTTTTTCTAGGTCGCTCTGTTGTATAAACGTAATGCCAGACAGTAATTCCGCTTCCATTAAGTTTGGCTTTAACGTGTGAATTTTATCTAAGAATGGCAGTAGCTTGGGCGCTTTGACTGACGAAACAGGGTCGACAAAAATGTCGATGTCGCTATGAACATGAAAGAGGTATTCAAGAGCGCTGTGGCTTAAGTTAGCATCGAGAACAATCGCGCTAGAGCGAGCAATGGCCCCCTCACGTTGAGCGAGTTGCTCTGCATTAAGTCGGTCGATCAATTTCATGTCGTTAAGTGCTAATTGCATCTCGCCATCATGGTCGTGTATCGACAAATAACTGCTAGATGTTGCGCCTGTCACTGTTAAACAGTGCTCGACATTAACACCAGCTTCACGGCAGGCAGATTTAAGCTGCTCACCCCAATTATCGTCACCCATTGCACCAATAAACTGTACGGAACTGCCTAAACGGCTAAGATTGTCAGCAATATTTCTTGCTACGCCTCCAGCACCACTTGTGA
This portion of the Vibrio sp. VB16 genome encodes:
- a CDS encoding PfkB family carbohydrate kinase yields the protein MTEREQQILSILRTEPMIAQQVLADKLGLSRSAVAGHIMNLTKKGFIQGKGYIIAPNQYAMVIGGANMDLCGRSSAALIQGDSNPGQLTSGAGGVARNIADNLSRLGSSVQFIGAMGDDNWGEQLKSACREAGVNVEHCLTVTGATSSSYLSIHDHDGEMQLALNDMKLIDRLNAEQLAQREGAIARSSAIVLDANLSHSALEYLFHVHSDIDIFVDPVSSVKAPKLLPFLDKIHTLKPNLMEAELLSGITFIQQSDLEKIAGTLHDKGVEQILISLGSKGAYSSCSEGATFIPPSKTQVNNVTGAGDALMAGLTHGYLNQWQWSNTVEFALGAARLALVAENTINSTMSEKAVRRLIEETITC